One Setaria viridis chromosome 3, Setaria_viridis_v4.0, whole genome shotgun sequence DNA window includes the following coding sequences:
- the LOC117850242 gene encoding probable clathrin assembly protein At4g32285 translates to MSIRKALGAVKDQATIGIARVSGAVKPDLDVAIVRATSHDDAPPDDRHAREVLRLASGGSQRACVASLARRLARTRDYVVAAKCLALLHRLAAEGDPHLRGELLRPAPSGRRAGEPVLSLLLDFRDEAHAASWEHSAFVRAYALYLDERLRFLVSLLPPPRAVRFADDYNNAVSGASSPPAPAAMVPVGDMDPDGLLIRARQLRQLLDRFLACRPAGAARTSRVVLAALYPLLGDSFQLYDEFSAVLAALLDRFFDMEYAECVKAFETYVGAAKQIETLLAFYAWCDDAGVARSSDFPDVKRVDEKLLETLEQFLRVRGRAGLGSPPPLPPQSVHQSAGRDQDEPAEYVDMNGVKALPAPPPVRDSAETTRSVPAKSSADQARQPDLVDLREPAATADEQENKLTLALFSAPPPATKGADSSWVAFPSESDDAPVAITSAWQTPAAEPGKADWELALVETASNLSRQTASLGGGMDPLLLGGMYDQGAVRRQVAAQAVSGSASSVALPTHGHGAAAPVLMLPAPDGTVQAIGGDPFAASLAVPPPSYVQMAEMERKQQLLVQEQQMWAQYRQGGMQGQPVGFNGLAAGSVFAANTAVAMPYGMPVAYNHVGGYY, encoded by the coding sequence ATGTCGATCCGCAAGGCGCTGGGCGCGGTGAAGGACCAGGCCACCATCGGCATCGCCCGGGTCTCGGGCGCCGTGAAGCCCGACCTCGACGTCGCCATCGTGCGCGCCACCTCCCACGACGACGCTCCCCCCGACGACCGCCACGCGCGCGaggtgctccgcctcgcctccggcGGGTCCCAGCGCGCCTGCGTCGCCTCCCTGGCGCGCCGCCTCGCGCGGACCCGCGACTACGTCGTCGCCGCCAAGTGCCTCGCGCTGCTgcaccgcctcgccgccgagggGGACCCGCACCTTCGCGGTGAgctcctccgcccggccccgaGCGGGAGGCGCGCGGGGGAGCCCGTGCTGTCGCTGCTCCTCGACTTCCGCGACGAGGCGCACGCCGCGTCGTGGGAACACTCGGCGTTCGTCCGTGCCTACGCGCTCTACCTCGACGAGCGCCTCCGGTTCCTCGTCTCCCTCCTgcccccgccccgcgccgtgCGGTTCGCCGACGACTACAATAACGCCGTCAGCGGCGCGTcctccccgcccgcgccggcggcgatggtgccggTGGGCGACATGGACCCCGACGGCCTCCTAATCCGCGCGCGCCAGCTGCGGCAGCTGCTCGACCGCTTCCTCGCGTGCCGCCCCGCGGGCGCCGCCCGGACCAGCCGCGTCGTGCTCGCCGCGCTCTACCCGCTGCTCGGGGATAGCTTCCAGCTCTACGATGAATTCTCCGCCGTGCTCGCTGCCCTGCTCGACCGCTTCTTCGACATGGAGTACGCCGAGTGCGTCAAGGCGTTCGAGACCTACGTTGGCGCTGCCAAGCAGATCGAAACCCTCCTCGCCTTCTACGCCTGGTgcgacgacgccggcgtcgcGCGGTCCTCCGACTTCCCCGACGTCAAGCGCGTCGACGAGAAGCTCCTCGAGACGCTCGAGCAGTTCCTGCGGGTGCGCGGCCGCGCAGgcctcggctcgccgccgccactgccaccGCAATCGGTGCACCAATCCGCCGGCCGTGACCAAGACGAGCCCGCGGAGTACGTCGACATGAACGGCGTCAAGGcgctcccggcgccgccgccggtgcgtgACAGCGCTGAGACCACCCGATCGGTGCCGGCGAAATCCTCCGCCGATCAGGCGCGTCAGCCTGACTTGGTCGACCTTAGAGAACCAGCCGCCACGGCGGACGAGCAGGAGAACAAGCTCACGCTCGCGCTcttctccgcgccgccgccggccacgaaAGGTGCCGACAGCAGCTGGGTCGCGTTCCCATCGGAATCCGACGACGCTCCGGTGGCGATCACGTCGGCGTGGCAGACGCCGGCCGCGGAGCCAGGGAAGGCGGACTGGGAGCTGGCGCTGGTGGAGACAGCGAGCAACCTGTCCCGGCAGACGGCGTCGCTCGGCGGCGGTATGGACCCTCTCCTCCTCGGCGGGATGTACGACCAGGGCGCTGTCCGGCGACAGGTGGCCGCGCAGGCGGTGTCGGGGAGCGCGAGCAGCGTGGCATTGCCCACGCacgggcacggcgcggcggcgcccgtgcTCATGCTGCCGGCGCCCGACGGCACGGTGCAGGCGATCGGCGGCGACCCGTTCGCGGCGTCGctggcggtgccgccgccgtcgtacGTGCAGATGGCGGAGATGGAGCggaagcagcagctgctggtGCAGGAGCAGCAGATGTGGGCGCAGTACCGGCAGGGCGGCATGCAGGGGCAGCCTGTCGGCTTCaacgggctcgccgccggcagcgtGTTCGCAGCGAACACCGCGGTGGCCATGCCCTACGGGATGCCCGTGGCGTACAACCATGTCGGTGGGTACTATTAG